The genomic stretch ACAGATTCATTCATTCgtttattgatttttttttatgaattttgcAGGATGCTAAGGGTAATGATGTTAATCTTGGTGACTACAAAGGAAAGGTCCTTATCATTGTCAATGTTGCCTCACAATGGTATACTGTATTTTTACTACTAGTAAAGTAATTAGTAATTGCTGAGTAATAATTTCATTTCAATCTTTATAAGATTGTTGCTTCAGATCTAATTAGTTgaatttttcttttcttttgctATTTATTTACTTCTAGTCTGATTTCTTGTACTGTGCTTTGATGCAGTGGCTTGACTAACTCCAATTACACAGAACTGAGTCAGTTGTATGAGAAATACAAACAAAAAGGTGTCTTTTGTTCTTTACTTCTGATacctttgttttgttttgttttgttttccaTGCAAAGTTCTTCTTGTCCTTTCTAGTTCTGTGTTCTCTAATTCATCACTAATTGTATAATATGTGCTCAAATAATTAACTGTATATCATTAAGACAAAATATTTGTTCTGAATTCCTTAGGAACTTAGGAGTAAGCTCAAAGTAAGCAACCAAACCTTTCTAAATTACTTTGCTGTGTTTATTCAGGTTTGGAAATCCTGGCATTCCCATGCAATCAGTTTGGGGCACAGGAGCCTGGATCTGTTGAAGAGATACAAGACTTTGTCTGCACTCGCTTCAAAGCTGAGTTTCCCGTTTTTGACAAGGTAGAAACTTTGCCCATCTCTTGAATCCATCTTCTTAGAAGAAAAGAAATGCTCTTATCATGGCATTGGCACCTTCAATAAATCATGTTTGTCAGTCATATGTGCTTTTTGTCAATCTCCAATTTGGCTCCCTTAAGCATATTCTGAATTGTTACTACATCCTACTTTATTCGGAAATTAGAAATAGAATATGTGATTCTTTCCATGATTTCCCACATTTTCAGCCTTGGTTGTGTAATTCTTTACACCTATGAAGCACGATAATATAAGAAACCGATGAGACTTTTCTGTGTCATACATGTGTTGGACATCGCGCTATTACCTCAGGACATGTTTAAACCTTTTAGATATGTCCGACTTTGCAGTCGGACATAGCAATAACATTGCTTCAGGACATGTTTAAACCTTTTAGATATGTCCTATAGGTGTCCGTGCTTCATAGTTTTAAACCTTCATATCTTTAAACTAGTTCTGGACCTTATATGAACCATAAACTAAGCTGGGATGAATAAATTGGCCTCAAGACTTCGTATTCAAACCTTATCCTTGTTGCATTAGACGAAAATCCAAGAGCACTTGGACGAGGGATCTCTTTCAGCTTAACCCAAGGTTTTCGGAGGTTCTGGGTTCGATCCCGACTCTACGCATACTAGGTTTAACAAATAAGATTAGTCTTGGTTGGATGTGGTTTCCAACGATGTCCAGCTAGAACGATATTCCACTTTCCTCTGTATGTTTTTGTTGTAGTCTTAAATGCAGACTCAGATGATGTTTATTTGATCTTAATTAGGTTGATGTGAATGGTGCCAATGCTGCTCCAATCTACAAGTATCTAAAGTCAAGCAAAGGTGGACTCTTTGGGGACGGTATCAAATGGAACTTCTCCAAGTTCCTTGTGGATAAAAATGGCAATGTTGTAGAACGTTATGCACCCACAACATCACCTCTTAGCATTGAGGTAAGACAATTTGTATAGTGCCACCACATGATATTGCCTAGTAGACGTCATGAATATTTTGCACTAAGTATGTTTCTTTTGTTGATTTCTTCTGCAGAAGGACTTGTTGAAGTTGCTTGATGCATGAAGAGTTATGAATGTTGGAAGCTGGAATAAATGAATAAGGATGATGAGAACTTTACTACTGTATTTCATATGTGAATAAAGGAATGTATTGCAGACAGATGTTGGTGCAATTTTTTCCATTTGGTATACTTACCCAAACAGTTGTTTTGTATCGCTGATTTTAGTTCTCATTCATGAGACTGTGTACTTGACTTATTGCTATTGTATGAATGTAAATAAGTTAAGTTCCGTTTGGCCTTATACTATTTGTCTGTTTAAATTGTTATTTACCGGTTAAATTTGACCGAATTGCCTGTGATATGGTAGAATGTGGATGTTTGTAGCGTCAAATTTGTGCTTGACCATGTATAAGATACATATCAATTGGAGCTCAGACTAAAGGGTTAAACTAGAAAGTTTAATCTAGTTTAATAAAGATTTATCTTAAAATAAAGATTTAAACACCTAAATGACATAGACAAAAACCTTCATACATTATTTCCAACAATCCTCATTTTCTTTTTGACCAACTTAAAGTACAACATCTCTGAAGTAGATCGGGAATGAAAAATCAAGACTTTATCAATCTTaaattttttggatttttcatattcatatcaaCCATTTTCAAGATACATCTCAGTATATGGTCTTTTTTCTTTAAGAATCTCACAATCATAGTACGACATTTAATCAAGGTTAGAACATCTCACAATCATAGTACGATATTTAATCAAGGTCCATCAAGGTTAGAACATCTGCACATAAATCATTCCTAACAATCTCAACtgaaaaatactaaaaaaaattGAATGTTGAATCACATAATTAAAATGTTTGAAAAAAAAAAACGTTTGCAAAaagaaatattaaaaaaataaacaTGTAAATGCAATTCAATATTTTATATGAATTATCACCATGAAATTTTCCTTTGTAACTTATTttcatttataaaaataattatatcAATATATAGACTTTTTCTGTGTATAAGTGTCATGAACCCGTGTGTCgatttataaaaaaatatttgtaatttatttccgtttataaaaataattgtacTAATAATTGAATTTTTTTCGTTTATAAAAGTAATAGTAACGAATTTccatttataaaaataattgtatcAACATGTAACTTTTTTCTCGTTTATAAGCATCTTAAACCCGTATATCCATTTATAAAAATATTGGTAACTTATTTTTGTGTCTGTTTgaatattaaaaatatatttaattctaTAATTAAATATACTACGTTCATATCAACTATAATTTATAAAATTGTTCATTAATAATGTGGTTAATAGATCTCATCGAGAAGGAGAAGGCGACAAGTTGAGCGCAGGGTGCCAATAATTCTAAAATAAAGAGGACACTCTCGTATATAACTCAATGTTTTAAAATCGAACCGAACCGGCCAATTCAACCGGTTGGATCAGAAACCGGAGATGAATCTGGTTAGCGGGTCAAAATCGGAGTAAAATCGAAAAAACTGAATGAACCGTCCAAAATCATTCGAATCAAAGAACCGGAGCCGATTTTATAAAACTGTCTGGTTAAAAAATGCATcaaattaataattttttaaattttaatacATCAATATCAAAATTTAACTACATTCTCCAATCACACAAAATAATTTCCCTTTGTTTTGCAGGCACGTTGGTGTTAGACTCAGCTTTGTCTTTCTCACCAGCATCCCTCTGGGCTTTCCTTCTCCTTTGTTCCCTTCTCCCTTGAGACCTTGTCATAGGGTTTTTTCCTTTATAGTTTTCAGAGACATGGGAGGTTCCTTTGTCGGACTGAAATTTCCTACGGTAAGCTAATGACAAACCCCTTTCGACTTTGAAGCTCTGCCATTTCCCTTGACCACATTTTCTGCCATCTACTGGCTTTACCCATTTTCCATTCGAAATTTCAGCACTAGGTTTGAAAGAAATGGGTTTAGTAGTCGGACCTATTCGCTTTGCTTCACCAAGTTTCACCATCAGCCGTCTTGGATCATAGTATCTCCTTGGGTCGAAAGCCCTTATGGGATGAATAACCTGATGATTTTGAAAAGCTTTGTGACCCTCTTGGTGATTCGCTCTCCTTACCCCTTTGAGATTTTGGGTTGCCTTCTTGTCGAACACAGCGTTGCACAACATGACTTCCGATTGCTTCTTCTGGCACCTTCAGAGGAAGTCAGACAGCGTTTCGTCCTCTTTAGGGAAGGCGATTTTGTTATATTCTTCCTGTCGACATTCATCGTCAACTTCCATGAAGGTCTCCATTTCGAACGATAATCCTCTCGACCATGGCTATTAGATTATTATCTGCTGCCAAATCATCATGTAGAACTTGTCGTATGATATCATCGGCCTTTTGGTTTCTATTTACCATTACTACCCTTGGTTCCCTTTCTCTGGGTATTTGTGGTTCGGTCTTAGGGGGTACAACTCCTACTTCCTGATTCAACATCTCTGGTTGCAGATGATTTTATGGGATCTGGTTGATAGTAAGGTCTTCTTCGAAGGTGGCCCCCTGGATTTCTCTTACCCAATCCCTAGGAGGGTGTCGCTGGGGTTGTGGTACACCCAGGAATTCAGACATTCGCGCCACCTGCGATGTCATTTGTTGATTCGACTGAGCCGCATTTTGAATCATAGGATTTAATACAGTGGTCAATGTTTGGGTCAACATTTGGACCATCTCATGGTTACTTTCATCCATCTGTTGTCTCCACACTATTGCAGAGTTATTGGTAAGACTAAGTAGTTGTGTGTGGTGTCTCAAACCTGAAGACTGGTTATTTCGACTCATGTTAACCCCAGACCCTTGTAATGGAGAGTTTATGTTAACCACTGGTTCTGAGAAAGTCGAACCAACGTTGTGTAAACTGGCCATCACTGAAGTTGACATTCCATATGGTTGTTCTCGACCACCAAATGGTATCGAGAAACCAGGGGATACCGAAGGCCTATTTGGAATATCTCTAATTGGTGGGGGAGTATGTGGAGGCCCCTTAGGCCCGATGTAAGTTAAAATCGGTTCAGTATGGGAAATTGAATGCGTTGGCATCGAACTCGCCATAGATGGAACTATTTCAGACATGTGCATTATGGTCGTGTTTGCCCCTAACGAAGAAGAAGGGGGCGTTATGTTATTGATTGatggattttgagaattttggTTATCTGGCGCATTAAAATTCGCCATCCTCGTATGGGATTCTCTCATTGGTCGTTGTTTGTTGTTTATGGCTACTTTACCACTCCTTAATAACATACAACGATTTCTTTCCGAAAAAGGGAGAAAATGAATTAACAGCCAGAAATAAAAAAACAATTCCAAAAACACTAGCACGGTCCCACCAAGTGTACCAATTTGTTTACtttgaaaattggtaaacaacaGGTGATCTTCCAAAATTTTAAATTTGGTCTCACAGGATCGACCAGATTGATCCTATGACATGTGCTAACTATTTTTAAAGTGAATTCTAGTAACTATGAACACTTCGACAGTGTCCGTAGAACTGATGATTAAAACTTAGATAGTAAGAAGCTAATATGAATTAAAAGGGAAAATTGTAAAAGAATACGAGGATAACCAAGTAGCAACGACAAGTGTTCGAAACAAAGAAGTATTAAAATTGTGTGAAACAAAGAAGTAAAGAAGACTGTTTGAAATAAAGAAGTAAGTAAGAGTGTTCGAAATAAAGAAGTAAAGAGATGTATTTCTAGAAAAGTAAAGGTAAATTATATTGCTTCAAAATAACTAACAATGGTGTAAACAAACGTACATTTCTTAATTTACAGTCCATCTTTTTACGGGTACTTGGTAAATTTTATAGACTCTGTACACACTTTGACACACCCtgatcctaacactaagacccttTATTTATACTTAATTGAAATAACTGTTTCTAACGGCccttcaatcacgtcgagacaCATGACACTCTGCTGGATGCAACTATCCATTGTTCCCCACGTGTATCTTCAGCAGTTTTAGATAAGAGCAAAGTTCtctcctttatttgaattttgaatctccAATCGAAAACCGCCTTCAACCATTTGgagaaatatttctaagtcctaACTGCACGCTGATCCTTATTACCCAGGAACTTTCAACTGGATCTCTTAAATATCATATCCGGTCGAAACATCTCTACATATGATTTCCCTTTTGGTAATTCTACTATGGCGTCGAAATTATGAGTTAACACGTTCAAGtcaatattgtttgttgttgtcaaGTAAGACTTGTTTATCGTAGTTCAACTCAAATTTTTTTTGTTTACttgtattatttatttttgatattctatcttaattatttgaattttattttagttattatattctattattttaattttgatttgaattaGTTTAACTTATTTTATTGTAATTCTTTAATTTAGTTAAATTATTCTTAAATAAAGATTCAAATAAAATGTAAAATTATGTTATCTTATTATATGTATATTATTGATATTATTGTATTAACTTTGTAATAAATTTTTGAAATACTTATTTTATTAAATTGTGAAGGTACGATTATGTGTGACATATTTAAATGATTAGATATCCCCACTCTTTTAAAAATATATTGAAAGAATGAATATATTTGCATCTAGTAGAAAATGAAGAGAGTGAAAGAATGAGTATTGACTTGTAAAAAAATTGATTGGAGTATCCGATACAGTTTCGGTCAGCACAGTAGAAAACATGACAACCGAAACCAGCAAGAACCCAAAATCCGTCTACGATTTCACTCTCAAGGTTACCATCTCTTTCATTTCACTTCCTTCTTCTTTTACACTTAACTGCAACTCTTTGTTTATATGTATATAGTTTTATTTGTTGTTTCTTTCTCACTTGCAGGATGGTAAAGGAAATGATGTAGATCTTGCTACATACAAAGGAAAAGTCCTTCTCATTGTTAACGTTGCTTCCAAATGGTATATTCATTTTCCCTtttcttcattttattttaaaCCCTCAAATTATATTCATTTGATTGAGGCAGTGGCATGACCAACTCAAATTATGTGGAGTTGAATCAACTATATGACAAGTACAAACACAAAGGTTTGTTATTTCTAATTCTAATTCTAACACTACACTGTTCTTTTGGAAATTCATATTAACATGTTACATGTATTTCTCTCACTTAATTAGGGTTTGAGATTCTGGCGTTTCCTAGTAATCAATTTGGTGAGGAAGAACCCGGAACCAATGATCAAATATTGGACTTCGTCTGCACTCGCTTCAAATCAGAATTCCCCATCTTTGATAAGGTACTTGTTTCGTGACAAAGAACCTCGAACCAATTTCGTCTACACTTATCAATGTCAATCGTAAGCCCTTCTCTGGGAGTGATACATGCACGTCGACACTGATAACAATTTGAGAAAATAGAATAATTCACAGGTGTCGGTGTCGGACATTGAACACGCTTTCAATAAAAAGTGTTGGTGGTGCTACATAGAGTACTAGGAACCAAACTCTTGATCTTCATATGCTTTATAAACTATAGTTCCACTGCTACTATGTGAACTTAAAATGTTACTTGACTAGTTGTTGTTAGTTGGATAAAGATTATAAGATTACTGATATTCTGCATTGATTTCTTCTAAATACTTTGAATTGAAGAACTGATATCAATATGCACAAAATTACAAGTTCGTGTTCATGGTTGTGCTAGATTGAAGTGAATGGAGAGAACTCTGCTCCTCTGTATAAATTCTTAAAGTCGGGTAAATGGGGAATTTTCGGGGATGATATTCAGTGGAACTTTGCAAAGTTTCTAGTTGACAAGGATGGCCAAGTGGTGGATCGATATTATCCCACAACCTCTCCTCTTAGCCTTGAGGTACATGGAGTATTGTTATTCTAGAAATTCATGTTTCGTTTTATCTATATATCAATATCAATTCATATGGTTTGTGTTGCAGAGAGACATCTCTAAACTACTTGGGGTTGAATGAATGCATACATGGACTCAGCTTGGAATGGAAGAGAGGATTACTGTTTTCTTGAATGTTAAATCATCACTTGTTGACTTCAAATAATGTTTCCCTTTTGAACTTGTAATGTTTGTTATGTACAATGGATTGGTTTCTGAAATAAATGGCTCATTGTATTTCTGATAATTTCGTTATCATTCATCCTTAGAATTCTTAGAAATATCTTTTCGTTCAATCAAATATTAAAAGATTTTCTGTGCTCTTTTTTCTTGTTAGACTAGTCATACTTAACTCTCACTTTGAAAAACCAAAAATTAAGAGAAACTAGTTTGTTAATATCAGATAGTTTACCCCTAAAATGTTATAGCAGCATAATAAATAGTGGGATAACCGTTATTGTGAGCCTTAAAAATCAAGATAAATATTTAACATGAATACCTAACTACTTAAAATTCCAACAACATATAATAATGTCTTAAAAACAAAAATTGCAATGGTTCTCACAAAAATCACTAATAGTTTTTTTTTACTTTGGTTTTTATAGAAGTTCCACCATCAAACTACGTCAGTATTGTAACCAATAGGTTAAAAAAACCTATGTTATTGGAAGTTTGTGATGATGATGACTCAACAAATAGAGGCTACTATTCCTGCTATCGACAACCTAGAGAAACTATGCACATGTGTGATTGTTATGAACTAAAGAAACATCATTGTTGCATTAAACCATACTTGGTGTTGATTAGTTACAAAATTGACAAAGTTAATGCATCACAAAAACACCAAACAGAAAAGGGGGAAAAGTTAACTGTTAAGGGTTAACAAAATGTGCCAAAACACGATACTTGCATCAATATATGGTAGGGTTGATGAACCCAATCAAGTAGGACAAACAAGTCTCATCATCTACTGGAATCAATCAATACAATTTTGTTCTCAAATTTCATATAAGGAACATAACATTAACAGTACTCTAGAGTAACACTAAGTAGTAATGCATAATAAGAAACAGATATCAAACAAATGCCATAGCCAACACTATCCGCAGTCGCTAAAGTAGGATCTAAGAACTCAATGAACTCAAGACAATGTTGGATGAATCAATAATAGAACCCTAAATGATTCTTTTGTTTCAGCATGTTAGTGAAAACTTGTCACCCTGCAATGGAGATAACAAGCTAAGCCACACAATGCTCACAAACTCAAGCTAATTTACAACAGCATGTATATACAAAACTGCCATCTCTTCAATTTCACCCTCGCGTCAAGTCAATGCCGGTATGTGCGGGCGCGCTTTTCATGTCCGATGGTTGTGATCCCGGCCACATACCTGTTGGTGAAGAGATGTAGTTTTGATCAGGTGGAGCACTGGCTGGAGAACCTAGGTTATCATTATGAGGCTCGGAACTTTCTCCATTGGTAATCATTCCTTGCTTGGTCTTTACCTTCGAGCCACCGCCATATACAAAACTGCACACAACCAACTGCACATCGAGCAATAAAGCACTTATATATTAGCATCACTGCCAACAACCCGTTTCTTAAGACCTTGCAGTTGTTTTGACATTTTGTTTTGGTATTGACAATATATTGACAACATGAATAAGCATGCAAAAAGAAAAATAACCAATATCGAAATTCTAGTGTAGATTTTAGTGCAATCAAGAATGAATACCTGTATTGGGCTTCCAGCAATAAGCATAGCAACACTGCCACCAATAACATGACCATCGCGGCTAGAAAGAGAAACACTTATGCCACCCGTTCTGTTGGTTGGTCCACCATCTTCAGATACCAAGTAAGAACCGGATAAGCTTAATATTTGGAATTTTCCCTGCAAAAAAGAAAAATAACGGTTCTTAGTAAACCATAAAAACCAATATTGAGCACTTTATGTTGTACAGTAGTAGTTAGTGATTTAACCTCATAAGTTACACCGGCATTGGTAGAAGCAGGCTGTCGCAGAGTAACTTTAGAAGCTATCCCAGTGCCTGACAAGATGCACAGAGCCCTTGGTCTCTGCTGTGACAACAACAATAGTTTTGCTGCAATGtcctgaaaaaaaaaattattatcaAGGAACAAATTGACTTGCGGCGATAGGTACTACACTTATAATCTATTATCAGTGTTGCATGTAATCAATAAAAGTACTACAAACAAAATAAGAATAGAAAATCAATATTGTTTATAACAAGAATAATATAACAACCTCGCCAGCTGCAATGGTGATAACGTGAGGCGAAAAAGCCAACCCTGCTGAACTGGTCATCCAATCACCTAAGAAAGTGATGAAGCAAGATGTTAATAGTCCCACATgccaaaaaataaataaataagttaCATGAGTGGAAAAGGTGCAAAACTTTGTCCAGTTTCTTTATGAGTTATAAATCCAGAAATGTGAACCTGCACTGAATTTATCAGAGTCGGCACACAAGTCCAACATCCGAAATCATTATGATGACAGCTTGTTTCAATGCATCTCCCCAAAATCCGATTACTTTTTCTATGTTTACTTAGATTTTCAAAGTATAATTTATTACCAACAAGTAACCATGGAATACAAAACTAAAGAATAGAGTGGCAATAACAGGGCTTAGGGTAAGCACGAATCTTAACAAGATATTTGAATTTCCATATAAGCACTAAAATTATCATTCTCGTACACAAATTGCAAATACAATCAACAAGAAATCATCAATCAAACACAAATATACCTAATGCAGCTAGCTGCTGCTTCCTTCCAGATCCCCGGGGACGTCCTCTACCACGCTTCTCGGAAGGTGTACCCGAGTCTTGAGTGGAATTAGCCGGGGCAGACATTGGAGTCAGTTTCAAAGAAACTGATCCATCGGGTCCGTATTTCCGGGGTCTCCCTCTTTTCTTTTTCACAGGCTCACTCGAAGGTGCCCCGGAGGATGCACCAACGCTAATGTCATGATTAAAATCAGC from Lathyrus oleraceus cultivar Zhongwan6 chromosome 7, CAAS_Psat_ZW6_1.0, whole genome shotgun sequence encodes the following:
- the LOC127105564 gene encoding probable phospholipid hydroperoxide glutathione peroxidase isoform X3; this encodes MLCTSTRILFSTTTKLALAASSSSSFHFHFFSTNYPISVSHLPNKSFPKPKPNFRTLTPLFFTLRINHTMASPSNPQSIHDFTVKDAKGNDVNLGDYKGKVLIIVNVASQCGLTNSNYTELSQLYEKYKQKGLEILAFPCNQFGAQEPGSVEEIQDFVCTRFKAEFPVFDKVDVNGANAAPIYKYLKSSKGGLFGDGIKWNFSKFLVDKNGNVVERYAPTTSPLSIEKDLLKLLDA
- the LOC127105567 gene encoding probable glutathione peroxidase 8, yielding MTTETSKNPKSVYDFTLKDGKGNDVDLATYKGKVLLIVNVASKCGMTNSNYVELNQLYDKYKHKGFEILAFPSNQFGEEEPGTNDQILDFVCTRFKSEFPIFDKIEVNGENSAPLYKFLKSGKWGIFGDDIQWNFAKFLVDKDGQVVDRYYPTTSPLSLERDISKLLGVE
- the LOC127105568 gene encoding AT-hook motif nuclear-localized protein 5 translates to MDGREAMAFSGGPGSYYLHRGGVEAAGSGSGGFQVPPGFRALPNNGIIAQPNVRAQGGNGDTSSMFSLEPQSHADFNHDISVGASSGAPSSEPVKKKRGRPRKYGPDGSVSLKLTPMSAPANSTQDSGTPSEKRGRGRPRGSGRKQQLAALGDWMTSSAGLAFSPHVITIAAGEDIAAKLLLLSQQRPRALCILSGTGIASKVTLRQPASTNAGVTYEGKFQILSLSGSYLVSEDGGPTNRTGGISVSLSSRDGHVIGGSVAMLIAGSPIQLVVCSFVYGGGSKVKTKQGMITNGESSEPHNDNLGSPASAPPDQNYISSPTGMWPGSQPSDMKSAPAHTGIDLTRG